From the genome of Geothrix sp. 21YS21S-4, one region includes:
- a CDS encoding carbohydrate porin, which translates to MVLPLTKPFRRKGPLALLPLGGTRGAGVKTAVATLLLCAGASPVFAAPPSISVPITSQPDGQKDSFSFLSNLERSNFFLGDMFGLRPTLGTYGMTVVVQETSEVLGNVSGGMKKGAAYDGLTQLILQMDTQRAFGYYGGLFNMSVLNLHGTNFSAENLGSLQTSSGIASNRATRLWELWYEQKFLEEDRLSVRVGQQSADQEFIVSSNALFFVNTMMGWPAVPSYDLPGGGPAYPLSAPAIRARYRFGNAWNLLVGVFNGSPAKTNEGDAQEENNHGTSFPMHNGTLTFMELQYVYPSVGSLVYPGEKAPLSRTYKLGAWYNSQPFDHLRYDQNGLSLANPASNGTPATAHGNLSIYAVADQMLWRNDNDPNNTISAFTRIMGTPKTDRNPISFSMNAGLVCRGPIKNRANDTLAVGMGFVRVSSQAAGLDRDTAQFAQAAGDGGYYPVRSSETFIEATYQCQVTPWLQIQPDIQYVWNPGGGIANPNAPTQRIGNELVLGVRANILF; encoded by the coding sequence ATGGTGCTACCTCTGACAAAGCCGTTTCGGCGGAAGGGTCCCCTCGCCCTTCTCCCTCTTGGGGGAACCCGCGGTGCCGGCGTGAAAACGGCTGTCGCCACGCTTCTGCTGTGCGCGGGGGCGAGCCCGGTTTTCGCGGCGCCTCCTTCCATCTCCGTGCCCATCACCTCCCAGCCGGACGGCCAGAAGGATTCCTTTTCCTTCCTGAGCAACCTCGAGCGCAGCAACTTCTTCCTGGGGGACATGTTCGGCCTGCGCCCGACGCTCGGGACCTACGGCATGACCGTGGTCGTCCAGGAGACCAGTGAGGTGCTCGGGAACGTCAGCGGCGGGATGAAGAAAGGGGCGGCCTACGACGGCCTGACCCAGCTCATTCTCCAGATGGATACGCAGCGCGCCTTCGGCTACTACGGCGGCCTGTTCAACATGAGCGTGCTGAACCTCCACGGGACCAACTTCAGCGCCGAGAACCTGGGCTCGCTGCAGACGTCCAGCGGCATCGCGTCGAACCGGGCGACCCGCCTGTGGGAACTCTGGTACGAACAGAAGTTCCTGGAAGAGGACCGCCTCAGCGTCCGCGTGGGACAGCAGAGCGCCGACCAGGAATTCATCGTCAGCTCCAATGCCCTGTTCTTCGTCAACACGATGATGGGCTGGCCCGCGGTGCCCTCCTACGATCTGCCGGGCGGCGGACCCGCCTACCCGCTTTCGGCGCCGGCGATCCGCGCGCGCTACCGGTTCGGCAACGCGTGGAATCTCCTCGTGGGCGTCTTCAACGGCAGCCCCGCCAAGACCAACGAGGGCGACGCGCAGGAGGAGAACAACCACGGCACCAGTTTCCCGATGCACAACGGGACTTTGACGTTCATGGAACTGCAGTACGTCTATCCCTCCGTCGGAAGCCTGGTCTACCCCGGCGAGAAGGCGCCCCTGTCCCGGACCTACAAGCTGGGCGCCTGGTACAACTCCCAGCCCTTCGACCACCTCCGGTACGACCAGAACGGCCTCTCCCTGGCCAATCCCGCCAGCAACGGTACGCCCGCCACGGCGCACGGCAACCTGTCCATCTACGCCGTCGCGGACCAGATGCTGTGGCGCAACGACAACGATCCCAACAACACCATCAGCGCCTTCACCCGGATCATGGGAACCCCGAAGACGGATCGCAATCCCATCAGCTTCAGCATGAACGCGGGCCTCGTCTGCCGCGGGCCCATCAAGAACCGGGCGAACGACACCCTCGCCGTGGGAATGGGCTTCGTGCGCGTCAGCAGCCAGGCGGCGGGCCTCGACCGGGACACCGCCCAGTTCGCGCAGGCCGCGGGCGACGGCGGCTACTACCCCGTCCGCAGTTCCGAAACCTTCATCGAGGCCACCTACCAGTGCCAGGTGACGCCCTGGCTGCAGATCCAGCCCGACATCCAGTACGTCTGGAACCCCGGAGGCGGGATCGCCAATCCCAACGCGCCGACCCAGCGCATCGGCAATGAACTCGTGCTGGGCGTCCGCGCCAACATCCTTTTCTGA
- a CDS encoding Dyp-type peroxidase — MTWPIQHQNYFAAFDLATTKREDVIKLLKAWTEAAARMTAGETAQPLEGGLKLAVPPATPVEVFDTPDSGIIAADTGETIGMSPSRLTITFGFGATLFTKDGKDRFGLASQRPEALVDMPKFIGDQLAENRTGGDISVQACAEDPQVAFHAVRQLARIAEGVAHIRWVQIGFRPNTGSRHLFGFSVEGMENPSVEDPKVMAKVVWSGNEGPEWMRGGSYIVARRMRFALEHWDQMPTKYQEKAVGGGKYHGSPMMNPHQSAEPSPAALEDDDPAAHPPSHLDIVGPHAATMFRRSYSYNDGVNFTTERWPPWRQGLEYDAGMFFICYQRDPRTGFIKLFDMIAKQDFRLNQFWTHEGSGLFACPPGVEKGGYIGQGLFEPK, encoded by the coding sequence TTGACCTGGCCCATCCAACACCAGAATTACTTCGCCGCTTTCGACCTCGCGACGACCAAGCGGGAAGACGTCATCAAGCTGCTGAAGGCCTGGACCGAGGCGGCCGCGCGAATGACCGCGGGCGAAACGGCCCAGCCGCTTGAGGGCGGATTGAAGCTGGCCGTGCCGCCTGCCACGCCCGTGGAAGTCTTCGACACGCCCGATTCGGGCATCATCGCAGCCGATACCGGCGAGACGATCGGAATGTCCCCCTCCCGCCTGACCATCACCTTCGGATTCGGCGCGACCCTGTTCACCAAGGACGGCAAGGACCGCTTCGGCCTCGCTTCGCAACGGCCCGAAGCCCTGGTCGACATGCCCAAGTTCATCGGCGACCAATTGGCGGAGAACCGCACGGGCGGCGACATTTCCGTCCAGGCCTGTGCCGAGGATCCGCAAGTCGCGTTCCACGCCGTGCGCCAGCTCGCCCGGATCGCCGAGGGCGTGGCCCACATCCGCTGGGTCCAAATCGGTTTCCGGCCCAACACGGGATCCCGTCACCTCTTCGGATTCTCGGTGGAAGGAATGGAAAATCCCTCCGTGGAAGATCCCAAGGTGATGGCCAAGGTGGTCTGGAGCGGCAACGAAGGGCCGGAATGGATGCGCGGGGGCAGCTACATCGTGGCCCGCCGCATGCGCTTCGCGCTCGAGCACTGGGACCAGATGCCCACGAAGTACCAGGAGAAGGCCGTCGGCGGCGGGAAATACCACGGCAGCCCCATGATGAACCCCCATCAATCCGCGGAGCCCTCTCCCGCGGCCCTGGAAGACGACGATCCGGCCGCGCATCCTCCCAGCCACCTCGACATCGTGGGACCCCATGCGGCCACGATGTTCCGGCGCTCCTACTCCTACAACGACGGCGTGAACTTCACCACCGAGCGCTGGCCGCCCTGGCGCCAGGGCCTGGAATACGACGCGGGCATGTTCTTCATCTGCTACCAGCGGGATCCCCGCACCGGGTTCATCAAGCTGTTCGACATGATCGCCAAGCAGGATTTCCGCCTGAACCAGTTCTGGACCCACGAAGGCAGCGGACTATTCGCCTGCCCGCCGGGGGTCGAAAAGGGCGGCTACATCGGACAGGGCCTTTTCGAGCCCAAGTAA
- a CDS encoding zinc-binding dehydrogenase, which produces MSEAFRFRVTQHGAVGTPTREAFVPADPEPGWARIAVKAMALNRLDLWTTEGIPGFALPLPLTPGCDGAGFVEAVGQGTRLPQGVELGGSAMIAPGLSCGLCPACLRGDDMLCPSYGILGHACDGTAATHVLVPAANLLPIPGNWSFEQAAAFPLVFLTAWEMLVPKAALRPGETVLVWGGGSGVGSAALQLVKALGGTAIAVVGSEAKAIRCWELGAEHVLVRGEMKALAGKVRDLTGKRGVDVVFEHTGAATWGASLSACARGGRIVTCGATTGRETSFDLRALFAKQIQIRGSYMGRREHLWTLISLLAQRPANPPFRPVLDRVFDLADYPAAQCHLEAGQGFGKVVCRVP; this is translated from the coding sequence GTGAGCGAAGCCTTCCGTTTCCGCGTGACCCAGCACGGCGCCGTCGGAACGCCCACGCGGGAGGCCTTCGTCCCCGCCGATCCCGAACCGGGGTGGGCGCGGATCGCGGTGAAAGCGATGGCCCTCAACCGCCTCGACCTGTGGACGACGGAGGGGATTCCCGGCTTCGCGCTGCCTCTGCCCCTCACGCCGGGCTGCGACGGTGCGGGTTTCGTGGAGGCGGTGGGGCAGGGGACGCGCCTCCCGCAGGGCGTGGAACTGGGCGGCAGCGCGATGATCGCGCCGGGCCTGAGTTGCGGGCTGTGTCCGGCCTGCCTCCGCGGCGACGACATGCTGTGCCCCTCCTACGGCATCCTGGGCCACGCCTGCGACGGCACCGCCGCGACCCACGTGTTGGTGCCCGCGGCGAACCTCCTGCCCATCCCCGGGAACTGGAGCTTCGAGCAGGCGGCGGCCTTTCCCCTGGTCTTCCTCACCGCCTGGGAGATGCTCGTCCCCAAGGCGGCGCTCCGCCCCGGCGAGACCGTGCTGGTGTGGGGCGGCGGCAGCGGCGTCGGCAGCGCCGCCCTCCAGTTGGTGAAGGCGCTCGGGGGCACCGCGATCGCCGTGGTGGGGAGCGAAGCCAAGGCGATCCGCTGCTGGGAACTGGGGGCGGAACACGTCCTGGTGCGGGGGGAGATGAAAGCCCTGGCCGGGAAGGTGCGCGACCTCACGGGCAAGCGGGGCGTGGACGTGGTCTTCGAGCACACCGGGGCCGCCACCTGGGGCGCCAGCCTGTCCGCCTGCGCGCGGGGCGGCCGCATCGTCACCTGCGGCGCCACCACGGGTCGGGAGACCTCCTTCGACCTCCGCGCTCTGTTCGCCAAGCAGATCCAGATCCGCGGCTCGTACATGGGGCGGCGCGAGCACCTGTGGACCCTGATCTCCCTGCTGGCCCAGCGGCCCGCCAATCCGCCGTTCCGGCCGGTCCTGGACCGCGTGTTCGACCTGGCCGACTATCCCGCGGCCCAATGCCACCTCGAGGCCGGACAGGGCTTCGGCAAGGTGGTCTGCCGGGTGCCCTGA
- a CDS encoding RidA family protein, with product MTSTQQPLKPTDVITLDQGGSRKQFISARREGSDELAIFDAFKPGSSTVVAQMAFGGLGFHDAACARMGGVEWPMFWLQGDVCPGVHVAGVQSFAMEGRPVRRVMLSNRVVGSFWSDEDADYCLLAGLLPADPTADRSAQTLSSFEQMEAGLKEVGMDFSHVVRTWFYLDELLDWYDEFNVARTAFFEARGVFDRLIPASTGIGASNPAGAAVASGALAIRPRHDRVHIQEVESPLQNPATEYRSSFSRAVEMAFPDRRVLTISGTASIAPDGKTVHQDDVVKQIQLTLDVIEGILKSRGMDWQNTTRAVAYFHDIAELPTFDAICRERGIPPLPVAPAHATVCRADLLFEMELDAVLAVPASGKA from the coding sequence ATGACCAGCACGCAACAGCCCCTGAAGCCCACCGATGTGATCACCCTCGACCAAGGCGGATCGCGGAAACAGTTCATCAGCGCGCGACGCGAGGGGTCGGACGAGCTGGCCATCTTCGATGCCTTCAAGCCCGGGTCGTCCACCGTGGTCGCCCAGATGGCCTTCGGCGGACTCGGATTCCACGATGCGGCGTGCGCCCGCATGGGCGGCGTGGAATGGCCCATGTTCTGGCTGCAGGGCGATGTCTGCCCCGGGGTTCACGTGGCCGGCGTTCAGTCCTTCGCCATGGAGGGCCGTCCCGTCCGCCGCGTGATGCTTTCCAATCGCGTCGTCGGCAGTTTCTGGTCGGACGAGGACGCGGACTATTGCCTGTTGGCCGGGCTCCTGCCGGCGGATCCCACCGCCGACCGCAGCGCCCAGACCCTCAGCAGTTTCGAGCAGATGGAAGCCGGCCTGAAAGAAGTCGGCATGGACTTCTCCCATGTGGTGCGGACCTGGTTCTACCTCGATGAACTGCTGGACTGGTACGACGAATTCAACGTGGCGCGGACCGCGTTCTTCGAAGCCCGGGGCGTTTTCGACCGCCTCATTCCGGCCAGCACCGGGATCGGCGCCAGCAACCCCGCCGGCGCCGCGGTGGCCTCTGGAGCGCTGGCCATCCGGCCCCGCCATGACCGCGTCCACATCCAGGAAGTGGAATCCCCGCTGCAGAACCCGGCCACCGAGTACCGCAGCTCCTTCAGCCGCGCGGTGGAGATGGCCTTCCCCGACCGCCGGGTGCTGACCATTTCAGGTACGGCCAGCATCGCGCCCGACGGGAAAACGGTGCATCAGGATGACGTCGTCAAGCAGATCCAGCTCACGCTCGACGTGATCGAAGGCATCCTGAAATCCCGCGGAATGGACTGGCAGAACACGACCCGCGCTGTGGCCTACTTCCACGACATCGCCGAACTGCCCACCTTCGATGCCATCTGCCGCGAGCGGGGCATTCCGCCCCTTCCGGTCGCCCCCGCCCACGCCACGGTCTGCCGGGCCGATCTCCTGTTCGAGATGGAACTCGACGCGGTTCTCGCTGTGCCGGCTTCCGGGAAGGCCTGA
- a CDS encoding CorA family divalent cation transporter codes for MLRNLPLPEGSTFTWVDLVDPTAAEMAEVAARYGLHPAAVRDLLNQPHLPKYERLPGQQLLILRAYDEVAKRGDTIQAMTRRLVLLLMEGALITVHRREQPFFAEAARHAAGGPPLRPEQVVLALCAAAVKSFDEPMRESEEKLDRIETALFSRKAPHLGIKQVYGIKRRCAVVKRTLWRTRAALGNLKEQARDDHGLLADVVEEADRLHTWADELLESATHLMNLEINLASQRTNEVMRVLTIFSAFFLPLTFIAGIYGMNFRRMPELEHRFGYPLVMGLMAVTALGIWIWFRRKGWLR; via the coding sequence ATGCTGCGGAACCTGCCCCTTCCCGAGGGTTCGACCTTCACCTGGGTGGATCTGGTGGATCCCACCGCCGCCGAGATGGCGGAAGTCGCCGCGCGCTACGGACTTCATCCCGCCGCCGTGCGCGACCTGCTCAACCAGCCCCACCTGCCCAAGTACGAGCGCCTCCCGGGGCAGCAGCTCCTGATCCTCCGCGCCTACGATGAAGTGGCCAAGCGGGGCGACACCATCCAGGCCATGACGCGGCGCCTGGTGCTCCTCTTGATGGAAGGCGCCCTCATCACCGTCCACCGGCGGGAGCAGCCCTTCTTCGCAGAGGCGGCCCGGCACGCCGCGGGGGGCCCCCCTCTCCGTCCCGAGCAGGTGGTCCTCGCCCTGTGCGCCGCCGCGGTGAAATCCTTCGACGAACCCATGCGGGAGAGCGAGGAGAAGCTGGACCGGATCGAGACGGCCCTGTTCAGCCGGAAAGCGCCCCACCTGGGCATCAAGCAGGTCTACGGCATCAAGCGCCGCTGCGCCGTCGTCAAGCGCACGCTGTGGCGCACCCGCGCGGCCCTGGGCAACCTGAAGGAGCAGGCCCGCGACGACCACGGCCTTCTCGCGGACGTGGTGGAGGAGGCCGACCGGCTGCACACCTGGGCGGACGAGCTGCTGGAGAGCGCCACCCACCTGATGAACCTGGAGATCAACCTCGCCAGCCAGCGCACCAACGAAGTCATGCGCGTGCTCACGATCTTCAGCGCCTTCTTCCTGCCCCTGACCTTCATCGCCGGGATCTACGGGATGAATTTCCGGCGGATGCCCGAGCTGGAGCACCGCTTCGGCTATCCCCTGGTGATGGGGCTCATGGCCGTCACGGCGCTGGGGATCTGGATCTGGTTCCGGCGGAAGGGCTGGCTTCGTTAA